A region of Candidatus Leptovillus gracilis DNA encodes the following proteins:
- a CDS encoding metallophosphoesterase, with translation MKIMAVSDRVLETLYHSQVRQCYPDVELLIGCGDLPYYYLDFLISAMDVPLVYVRGNHDQGPQYTADGRVLFNVPGGMDIHGQTVSHDGLLLAGLEGSMRYRPQATLMYSEREMRWQFSQLAPRLLMNRSRYGRYLDILVTHSPPFGIHDRPDLPHTGFKVFLTLMRLFKPRYLLHGHIHIYRSDTPRQTQFGDTAVLNVYPYRILDVDVSG, from the coding sequence ATGAAAATTATGGCGGTCAGTGACCGGGTGTTGGAAACGCTGTATCACAGCCAGGTGCGGCAGTGTTATCCGGACGTGGAGCTGCTGATAGGCTGCGGCGACCTGCCATATTACTATCTGGATTTTTTGATTTCGGCGATGGATGTGCCGCTGGTGTATGTGCGCGGCAACCATGACCAGGGTCCGCAGTATACGGCCGACGGCCGTGTTCTCTTCAATGTGCCCGGCGGTATGGACATACACGGTCAGACTGTCAGCCATGATGGGCTGCTGCTGGCCGGGTTGGAAGGCTCCATGCGTTACCGGCCGCAGGCGACGCTGATGTACAGCGAACGGGAGATGCGCTGGCAGTTTTCGCAGTTGGCCCCGCGTCTGCTGATGAACCGGAGTCGGTACGGCCGTTACCTGGACATCCTCGTCACCCATTCCCCGCCTTTCGGCATCCACGATCGCCCCGATTTGCCTCACACCGGCTTTAAAGTTTTCCTCACGCTGATGCGCCTGTTCAAACCCCGTTATTTGCTGCACGGTCATATCCACATCTACCGCTCCGATACCCCGCGCCAAACCCAATTTGGCGACACGGCCGTGCTGAATGTGTACCCCTACCGTATTTTGGATGTGGACGTGAGTGGGTGA
- a CDS encoding nucleotide pyrophosphohydrolase: MELKELEARMHAFVDGKGWYAIDSPKPQTPRNLVASLAIEAAEVLEHFQWQEEVKAPAELAGELADVALYLLQLASVTGIDLEQAILDKLAINHGREWPDP, from the coding sequence ATGGAACTGAAAGAGTTAGAAGCACGGATGCACGCTTTTGTGGACGGCAAGGGGTGGTATGCGATTGATTCGCCAAAACCACAAACGCCGCGCAACCTGGTGGCGTCGCTGGCGATTGAGGCGGCGGAGGTGCTGGAACACTTCCAGTGGCAAGAAGAGGTGAAAGCGCCAGCCGAATTGGCCGGTGAATTGGCTGACGTGGCTCTGTACCTGCTGCAATTAGCCAGTGTGACCGGCATTGATCTGGAGCAGGCGATTTTGGATAAGTTGGCGATCAATCATGGCCGGGAGTGGCCTGATCCATGA
- the gap gene encoding type I glyceraldehyde-3-phosphate dehydrogenase → MTIKIGINGFGRIGRLFFRRTVEVDGVEVVGINDLIDVDYIAYMLKYDSTHGQFDGTVAVKDGNLVVNGKTIRVTAEKDPKNLKWDEVGAEYVLEATGLFLTEEKTLAHIEAGAKRVVMSAPSKDATPMFVMGVNHETYAGQAIVSNASCTTNCLAPIAKVLHDNFGITDGLMTTVHATTATQKTVDGPSAKDWRGGRGAAQNIIPSSTGAAKAVGKVIPALNGKLTGMSFRVPTPNVSVVDLTVNLAKPASYDEIKAAMKAASEGEMAGILGYTEDAVVSTDFLGDPRTSIFDAGAGIALTPTFVKVVAWYDNEWGYSCKCLDLIQHMAKH, encoded by the coding sequence ATGACGATTAAAATTGGTATTAATGGGTTTGGCCGCATCGGCCGTTTATTCTTCCGTCGCACCGTTGAAGTGGACGGCGTAGAAGTTGTCGGTATCAACGACCTGATTGACGTGGACTACATTGCCTACATGCTGAAATACGATTCCACGCACGGTCAGTTCGACGGCACGGTGGCAGTGAAAGATGGCAACCTGGTTGTCAATGGCAAAACCATTCGCGTCACCGCCGAAAAAGACCCGAAGAATTTGAAGTGGGACGAAGTTGGCGCTGAATACGTCTTAGAAGCCACCGGCCTGTTCCTGACCGAAGAAAAAACCCTGGCCCACATCGAAGCCGGCGCCAAGCGCGTGGTCATGTCTGCCCCGTCCAAAGACGCGACGCCGATGTTTGTGATGGGTGTGAACCATGAAACCTACGCCGGCCAGGCTATCGTGTCCAACGCTTCTTGCACCACCAACTGCCTGGCTCCCATCGCCAAAGTGCTGCACGACAATTTTGGCATCACCGATGGCCTGATGACTACCGTCCACGCCACCACCGCCACCCAGAAAACGGTAGACGGTCCCTCGGCCAAAGATTGGCGCGGTGGGCGCGGCGCGGCGCAAAACATCATCCCCTCCTCCACCGGCGCGGCCAAAGCTGTGGGCAAGGTCATCCCTGCCCTGAACGGCAAACTGACGGGCATGTCCTTCCGCGTCCCCACCCCCAACGTCTCGGTGGTTGATCTGACAGTGAATCTAGCTAAACCAGCCTCCTACGATGAAATTAAAGCGGCTATGAAAGCGGCTTCTGAAGGTGAAATGGCCGGTATCTTGGGCTACACGGAAGACGCTGTTGTTTCCACCGACTTCCTGGGCGACCCGCGCACCTCTATCTTCGACGCCGGGGCCGGCATTGCCCTGACTCCCACCTTCGTGAAGGTTGTGGCCTGGTACGACAATGAATGGGGCTATTCCTGCAAATGCCTGGACCTGATCCAGCACATGGCGAAACATTAA
- a CDS encoding YvcK family protein, whose translation MRKKFFQLGKRMPNSRWVIPGIGVKRWLLLLGLGGLIAGMGSVYTILVLHRLNWLPQIVYDILTLQFLPVAWRIVLPFAVGGAIMLLAVYRLGHTLIAPFRRADEGVAESLYHFSRQGRGPHIVAIGGGTGMPTLLRGLREYTRNITAVVTVADDGGSSGRLRRDLGLLPPGDFRNNIAALSRDETLMTQVLQYRFGGSVAGQMSENGAGNGRSELQGHAFGNLLLAALTGITGSFDEALLAAERVLGLRGRVLPSTLEPITLVADVLVDGRVRRVVGESAIPEAGGHIQHLCLEPDRVHAYPPVLKAILQADLIVMGPGSLYTSILPNLLIPDLATALQHARAPKIYICNLAIQPGETDNYTVADHVAAILQHLPTNFLDIVLANDNLTVPPQTGGGQTMYVEPAAPTAVRMITADLVDEKRPWRHDSQKLARAVVNLLS comes from the coding sequence ATGCGCAAGAAGTTTTTTCAATTAGGTAAACGAATGCCCAATTCCCGCTGGGTGATACCGGGCATCGGTGTGAAGCGTTGGCTGCTGCTGTTGGGCCTGGGCGGTTTGATTGCTGGTATGGGGTCGGTTTATACGATTTTGGTGCTGCATCGCCTGAATTGGCTGCCGCAAATTGTGTACGACATCTTGACCCTACAATTTTTGCCGGTTGCCTGGCGTATTGTGCTGCCGTTTGCCGTGGGCGGCGCGATCATGCTGTTGGCGGTGTATCGTCTGGGGCACACGCTGATCGCCCCATTTCGCCGGGCAGATGAAGGCGTGGCGGAGTCTTTGTACCACTTCAGCCGGCAGGGGCGCGGGCCGCATATTGTGGCGATTGGCGGCGGCACGGGGATGCCGACGCTGCTGCGCGGGCTGCGGGAGTATACGCGGAACATTACGGCCGTTGTCACCGTAGCCGACGATGGCGGCAGCAGCGGCCGGCTGCGGCGCGATTTGGGCCTGCTGCCGCCAGGCGACTTTCGCAACAACATCGCCGCCTTGTCCCGCGACGAGACGTTGATGACCCAGGTGCTGCAATATCGCTTCGGTGGGTCGGTGGCAGGCCAGATGAGCGAAAATGGGGCGGGGAACGGCCGTTCCGAACTCCAGGGTCACGCATTTGGCAACTTGCTCCTGGCCGCCCTCACCGGCATCACCGGCAGCTTTGACGAAGCGCTGTTGGCCGCGGAGCGGGTGCTGGGTTTGCGCGGGCGCGTTTTGCCCTCCACCCTGGAACCCATCACCCTGGTCGCCGACGTACTGGTGGATGGACGGGTGCGGCGTGTTGTAGGCGAATCGGCTATACCGGAGGCTGGCGGCCACATCCAACACCTGTGCCTGGAACCAGACCGGGTACACGCTTACCCGCCGGTACTCAAAGCCATCTTACAGGCTGACCTGATTGTGATGGGGCCAGGCAGCCTGTACACCAGTATTTTGCCCAATTTGCTCATCCCGGATCTGGCTACAGCCCTGCAACACGCCCGCGCACCTAAGATTTACATTTGTAACCTTGCCATTCAGCCGGGGGAGACGGATAATTACACTGTTGCCGATCACGTCGCAGCGATTCTACAGCACCTTCCCACCAACTTTCTGGATATTGTCCTGGCAAATGATAACCTGACGGTTCCACCACAAACGGGGGGTGGGCAGACAATGTACGTGGAGCCGGCAGCCCCGACCGCCGTGCGCATGATAACGGCCGATCTGGTAGATGAGAAACGGCCGTGGCGCCACGACAGCCAAAAATTGGCGCGCGCTGTCGTGAATTTGTTAAGCTAA
- the mtnA gene encoding S-methyl-5-thioribose-1-phosphate isomerase, which produces MRTVFWNDNNDTVNLIDQRKLPWEFEVATYDDYHAVASAITEMVVRGAPAIGATAAFGMALAARQSQATDRLALLRDLEEAAKVLNAARPTAVNLSWAVARLLRAASEELTSADNVRDHLLAVAQQIADDDVALNKRMAAYGAELISDGDTILHHCNTGALAAVDWGTALGVIFTAHEQGKQIHVLVDETRPRLQGARLTAWELHQRGIPFDLIADNAAGHFMRTGQVNIVLVGSDRTAANGDVANKIGTYKLAVVAKENGVPFYPVVPTSTIDLNLAHGDLIPIEERDAEEVLTVFGHAIAPTNYSARNPAFDVTPHRYVTGIVTEAGIVYPPFVKNLRLAVEQEQNKKGE; this is translated from the coding sequence ATGAGAACCGTTTTTTGGAATGACAACAACGATACCGTCAACCTGATTGACCAGCGTAAGCTGCCCTGGGAATTCGAGGTGGCCACATACGACGATTACCATGCCGTCGCCAGCGCCATCACCGAGATGGTGGTGCGCGGTGCGCCGGCCATTGGCGCCACGGCCGCCTTCGGCATGGCCCTGGCGGCGCGGCAAAGCCAGGCCACCGACCGGCTGGCTCTGCTGCGTGACCTGGAGGAAGCGGCGAAGGTGCTGAATGCGGCGCGGCCAACGGCCGTTAATCTCTCCTGGGCCGTCGCCCGCCTGCTGCGGGCCGCCAGCGAAGAACTGACCAGCGCCGACAACGTGCGCGACCACCTGCTGGCAGTCGCCCAACAAATCGCCGACGACGACGTGGCCCTGAACAAACGCATGGCCGCCTACGGCGCAGAGTTAATCAGCGATGGCGACACCATCCTCCACCACTGCAACACCGGCGCGCTGGCGGCCGTAGATTGGGGTACGGCGCTGGGCGTTATCTTCACTGCCCACGAGCAGGGCAAACAGATCCACGTCCTGGTGGACGAGACCCGCCCCCGGCTGCAAGGCGCGCGCCTGACCGCCTGGGAACTGCACCAGCGCGGCATCCCCTTCGACCTGATCGCCGACAACGCCGCCGGGCACTTCATGCGCACCGGCCAGGTGAACATTGTCCTGGTCGGCTCGGACCGCACGGCGGCCAACGGCGATGTGGCGAACAAAATCGGCACCTATAAGCTGGCAGTGGTCGCCAAAGAGAACGGCGTGCCGTTCTACCCGGTGGTCCCCACCAGCACCATTGATCTGAACCTGGCCCATGGCGATTTGATCCCGATTGAAGAGCGGGACGCGGAGGAGGTGTTGACGGTGTTCGGCCACGCCATCGCCCCGACCAATTATTCGGCGCGTAATCCCGCCTTCGACGTGACGCCCCATCGCTATGTGACCGGCATTGTCACCGAGGCGGGCATCGTCTATCCGCCGTTTGTGAAGAATTTACGGCTGGCGGTGGAACAAGAGCAAAACAAAAAAGGAGAGTAA